aagaaataccatggACCAATTtaaagaataccaaaaaaaaaacaccccacaatacaaaaacaaaacacaattaaGGGAAAGAGACAGTTCCTTAAATTCAAAGATCCCATCActgattttatacacacatacaatttggattctactttttcatttaaaactttattctaaAATATCACTCTTCTAACTGTAAAACAAACATCTAAACCATGACATTTTGATATCATTAATGTCTGAATACTCATTTACATTGTAAATGGTgtggattaaatatttttatttaggtaaATAATGATATAAAACTCAAAGTTCTTTAATATAAAAGTCAAGTTTCTTTAAACACATAACTTCAAGTTACTATATTTTTGTCTGGAGTACAGGTCTGAAATGATACAAATTATACCCAAATATCAAACCATAAGTTAAGCAAATTGAGTGGAAAAAAATTGTCCTGACTTAGATTAACATCTTTCTTACCTGCCTCAAACTATTTCTATTGAAGATATTCAGTTAAACCTTTGACAGTCAACATGTAGAAAGGTCTGCCTACAACAGGGCTGAGACAAGTTCAcaggtgctgggctgggggcccATGGACTCTGAAGAGGCCCATTTCCTGCTGGAAGCCAGTTCTGTTCTCTATTCTGCTTTAATCCAGGTCTGCTTGTATAAAGTCCCGCTAAGTAGCTACTGACCATTTAAGTACGAAATTTATagaacaggggcatctgggtggctcagtctgctgggCGGCCAaaacttgattttggcttgggtcatgatctcagtgtcctgggatcaagccctgtgttaggctccctgctccatgaagtgtctgcttggggattctctattctctctccctctccctctgcccccccaacttgtgcgcatgcatgctctctctaaaataaataaatcttttaaaaaagaacataaatgtaTAAGTAactttaaagtaaaatagaaaaatggttttctctttttttaaagattttatttatttatttgagagagaaagagtgagtgagagagagagagagagagagagcacaagccaggggggaagaggcagagggagagggagaagcagactccccactgagcagggagcctgccatgaggctcaatcccaggaccctgggataatgaccccagccaaaggcagatgcttaaccgactaaaccactcaggcgccccccaaaatggttttcttttaaagaaaaagcaaatagaagACCAGCCATTGCTCCTGAGCACAAAAAGCACAATACTGAGCCTCCTTTCCCCAGATGTCTGCCACAGTCCCCATTTGTCAACATCTCATTTCTCTGACCCTCTTGTTTCTGGCACTATGGCTAGAGTTACCACGGAAGCTTCATGGATAGCAAAAAGCTAAAGGAAACTGGAGATTCCACACAAGATTTCCAACGGTGATAGACACACATGATCTAGACCATTATTAAGACTGGTAGCCTGCTTGCTTTCAGCTTTACAGGCTTCTTAAGAACACTTTTTAATTGAGAGGAATTCTGCCAGTGTTGGAGCAGCAAGGAATGATGAGGCTTACTTTAGTTTTAACAAGAATGACCCTCTATACCATATGGCCAAAGAACAGGTATTCATCTCCAAGTCTGTGGGGGATCATCTCCAAGTCTTtcgtttttgttttctgggttttttccccctggtgCTCAACACATGCAAATGATATGGTTTAATGCTTCATTGCTTTATGAAGTCAGACTTCATATATAGTCATCAGTAAAATTCCCTGATGGCCAATACCAAATTTAGAAGGTTCAAACATTGTAAAAGAATGACAAGGAGTTAAGACCCTGAGGTAAATTTCAGGATGGGTCAGCCCTATTCACTGTGGAGTGCAAGTACTAAATTCTCTCTAGTTCTGCCTGTGAGGAGAGCACTTCACCTCTGAGTACTGTCATTGACCaccaaaaaatgagcaaaggttCCCTTGGCTTTGGCACTTTATATTGCCCTGGAAGGGTTTCTGACTGGTGGGTGGCAGAGAGGACAATGAATAATCAAAAATGCACCAATAGCCTTATCCCATTTGTCTGTTCCTCAATCTAAAGCCCagcagatggggtgcctgggtggctcagtcgtttgagcgtctgctttcagctcaggtcatgatcccagggccctgggatggagcctcatgtcaggctccctgctcaggggagagtctgcttctccctctcccagtgactctcacccctgctcctgccctcactcgtgctctctctctcttaatgaataggaaatctttaaaaaaataaagcccagcAGAGGGGAAGTTctttgggagggaagaaggaaagtcaATACAGATGAAGGCTgcattacttcccaaaggcctgATGCTATAGGCCACACCTAACTAAGTGCAGAATATGATCCCACTTTGAAAATGAATGCCAATATTTTAAGAGTACAGTATCTTGaactgatgaatcaataaattctatcctgaaataatacatgttgactaacttgaatttaagtaaaaccCCAAAAAGATGCTTtctaaatatctatatctatctatctccaaatctatcatctatgtatgtatgtatgtatgtatgtatgtataaacatatatacagccatcagaaaggatgaatacctacctaAAGGATGAATACTTATGAATACCTGTTGCAccgacatggatggacctggaggggattatgctaagtgaaataagtcaagcagagaaagacaattatcataaggtttcactctaatgtggaacataaggaatagcgtggaggaTCACACggtaagggagagaaaactgaatgggaagaaatcagagagggagacaaaccatgagaggctctggactctaggaaacaaacagagggttacagaagggagagggtggggggatggggtaactgggtgctgtgatgagcactgggtggtttttttttagattttatttattcatttgacagagagacagccagtgagagagggaacacaagcagggggagtgggagaggaagaagcaggcttccagtgaaggagcctgatgcagggctcgatcccagaacgccaagatcacgccctgagctgaaggcagacgcttaacaactgagccacccaggtgcccctgcgtgttatatacaactaatgaattgttgaacactacatcaaaaactaatgatgtaatatatgttggctaactgaacataataaaaaaataaaaataatacaactctaaaaaaccaaaaaacaaacatatatatttaaatacatataaacatatataaagagCATCTTGGAAAAATGCCGGATgcttattctgaaattttaactCAAGAATATGGAAGCCACAACAGTATGTAGGTTATTATCCTCCTAAAAATCTAGATCAGTATTTGGGGTTTCAAGcaccacacaaaaacttgttAAAAACTTTAATTGTGTAGTATAGTGAACATGTTTAGCAGAGTTTTAAAGAGACGCAACATCTCAAATGGGTTAAGCCATCATTTATGCCATCTTCATGAAACATGGTTAACTCTGTCTTTCTGGTGATATGAGATTAAACATGAAACCAAACTGTTTTGCTCACAACAGGTAACCAACTATACTGCATCTGTTTTTGCATAAACCTGCACAGGTTTATGCAAAAGCTGTGATAGATTTGCCATTTCAGATCAGGGTCATAGGCCACCTGCTCACTATGTATATCCCACCAAACACAAGCACAGCCATCTTTGTTTTAATACAATTATGGGTAGAAATCATATGATGTAAAATACAAGTTCTTCTGTTAAGTTTAGAGTAGAAGAAGGGAAGACAAAAAATTCccatgaagtaaaaaataattccacattGGTCCAGTACTCCATGAAACCTGAGATAAACTGCAGCCCTCTAATGCATTTACTTGGATCCAGTTCACCAACACTTCAGTATGCTTCAAACTGGCTCATCATCATTCTCCTGCTATATTCATAAGCCAAAAACAGTGACCCATTGGCAGGGACTGCTCGAATCATAGTAGCTGTCAGTCCAGAATATAAGGCTGCTATTCCTTCATTTTTCACAATACTTGTAAGAGTTGCCAGAAACCCAGCCTGTTTCCCAGACATGGAAAGAACCTGAATTCTGGATTTGATACAATCCACCGGGTATATGACAAGCCAAAGACAAATTCCAGCAATTCCACCACTTAACATCAAAGGGACAGGGCCTAGTTCATCTTTTGATCTCCCTGAGGCAAAAAATGATCTACTCAGTTCATAGCCACCGAAGAAGAAGAAATAGCCTGGTACCTCTTGAAGGAGGGTGCTCGAGAGTCCTTGGTAGAAGCCCAAGGGGCCTTCCTTTCTAAGGATACTCTTCACGACGGACCAGATTGTATCTTGGCTTTTTGCTATTTTCCCTGACATCTCCATTTCGTACATGGTCTGTAGCCGGCACTTCACAAGCTCAGTGGGGCACAGGGCCAGCGCAGCAAACGCCGAGGCGAAGGAACCCGCAGTGGCCGTCTGCAGATCACTCAGCTTCGCCTGCTTGTCCAGTCCAACCACCTTCCTCACCAGCTCTTGGCAGAAGCCATAGCACATGAAGAGGACAGAGTTCTCGGCGACGTAGGCCATCAGCGCAGGGCCGGTTCCTTTGTAGAAGCCCCGCAGGCCCACTTGGGAGTACGTTTTCAGGCAGCAGTCGGTGAGGCCCTTGTACAGGCCGGGGAACGTCTGCATCTTCACTTTCACTGTGTCGAAAGGCTGCCCGGTCAGGACACAAGCCGTGCCCCCCACCGCGCCCGCTGTCAGGTCGATGGCGGCTTGGATGGCAGGATTGGACTTCATGTTCTCACCCTCTCTTGCTGGGCTCTGTGGGAGGCAACTCTGGAGCTCAGCGCCGGTGTCTCACACCCAGCCGCCCATTCTCGACTCTCCCTCCTGGGCGGGAGAAGCCGCTTAACCCCACGCTAGGTCTNAAGCCCGCCCGccgcccgcccccgccctgcACTCGCGGCGCCAGCCCGGCCCGCCCCGGCCTCCCGCTAAGTACACACCTGTtatttcttaagtaggctccacgctggaGCCCAGCGCCGGGCTTGAACTCAACGACAGCGAGATGGCGACCTGAGCTGAGCTCCAGAGtcgaggcttaaccgactgagccacccaggcgccccttaagtacACACCTTTAATGAATTATAATACAGCGAATGAAAGCTATTTGCTAAATTCTTGCAATTACAGCCGGAGACTCTAGACGCCGCTTTTAACCGGCCGGGAAAGCAATGCTTTCCTTTTCGGCTggacccttcccccaccccacgtGCCCTTTCCCCACGTTTCTTACTCGGCAAAACAAAAGGGGACAGGCTCCTCGTTCGTTGAGCCTGGAGTCAAAGGGTCAAACCTACAGAAACAGAAGTTTAAGATAGGGAAGGCAAACTACTTGGTGGGGGGTGGTTTACATGACAATGGGTGGCCGCTTTTGATCAGAGAACCCTTGACGTCAGCAGGACAGGAATCGCAGGCCTGCAGCGGTGTGGGCCCCGCCGCGCCTCCCTAGCCTGCCCTTCGCGCCCCCGGGGCCGCTGCGGGGAAGCCCGAGACCCGCAGATCCGCTCCGCCCTGACGGCCGAGCTGGGGAATGGCTGCTTTCGCGGCAACGTCGCCAAGGATCCgggcctggagccctgggaaCGGGTGGCTCAGAGTCCCCACCATTTCTAGAGGTAGGATGTGGCGTTTTACAGTTGGCGTAGAAAACTGGTTTTTATGTATTCGCTAAGAAAGTTGACAGAAAAGAGCTGCGTGGCTGCGGCGCTCTAAACCGGCTTAAGTCTCGAGGTTCTTGAGGAGTCATAGAGCTTGATGCAGCAGCGGAAGTTCGGGATATAAATGACAACAGGCCTAGCTTCCAGGGCAAGGTGGGGTTTTGAACATTAGCTTGAGGCTACCGTTGTCAGGACACGCTTTTTCCTTCCTGCTAGATGCTCATAATCCCAGCATTAGAACGAATTCTTTTAAGGTTTACATTCCAAGGCCGCGTCGGTATTTTACTTTGGGGGTAAAAATGAGGGGGAGGAAATAGACTAAAATGATTCTCCCTTCGGAAAGCTTTCCTTGTCTAGTTATCTTTGCCTGTCAATTAATAGATAAAAGTGAGGCACTGAAAAGCAGATAGTGTGTGGGTAGTTTGTCAACAGGTAGACTTCATTGTAGTAGATAGTGACCTGGCCTTTTCTTTGGAGAATGCCCAAATGTcagtatttgatttcttttctctgaaccACATGGTTTCTTCAGAGAATAATCTTGAAATCTTAactctgtgtgggtgtgtgtgtgggagatgTGTGGGTTGGATACTGATTTAATGAGATcaagagtgggggaagaggggtgACATTACTGCAGTAAAGTATAtagattttcacataattttcttGTTCGATGCCATACATTCCTTTATTTGTGCCTGCTTTCTCTGAGTTTGAGCCTTCTTTGGTTCAGTTTACctagaaaataaacatatgtgGGATGGGGCAGGAAGAGCCATCCTAGGGAGGACTGGGGATCCTGGACATCTAACAGCTCTGAATATAATTCAATGAATCCCATATGTCCAGCTGCAtacctttctcccttccttagAAACTTCTGCCTGCAAACACTGGCCTCTCACAGGTTCTGTATCAAGTGGGTTTGTCTCTGCTTTGGCCTTCTGAAAATAGGTTGACATTTTTCGCTCACTGTCTcatctcttattctttttaatcttgAGGTTTTTTGTACCTTGGTAAACTCTTTGACAGAGAAAAGAGCTATGTGAGAACACTGCCGTTTTCCactagaaaaagatttttaaattcttcatgtcATATttgagggatttaaaaaaattcattatactttttttaagGTAAACTTTACCTCTAACTGGGGCTAGACCTCAccagcccaagatcaagagttgttacattctactgactgagccagccaggttgcctgaggaatggatttttttttgttatgttttgatATTACCCTCAGGAAAGTCAAGgagaaaaaagtatattttaatatttattattgagGCCCTATCAAGTTATCTATAAGTGTTTTCAATAGTTCAGCCACCACTGATTGTCAATTAATTACATCTGgttcattgtttatttaaaaaaacacacaccgaGTTTTTATAAACACAAGACATACAGGAAACTGCAATAAATCATAAATTGCTTTCACATTAAGTTCATGCATATGTTTTGGAGAAGCCAAATTAATGATCCAGGCTAGGGATCACAAGGGTATTAGTAGGGAAATGGTCTATACCTTCACTGAATTGCCAGACATAGTTGCATAAATAGTAAAGATAGAGATCAAGTTCCATGAACTTAACCAAACTGTTGGACTTGGAAGAACAAATTCCATCATATAGTATATCACTGCCCAAGATAATAGGTAAGCAactgaaaccattttttttattctaaccaAAAAGATGATGCTTCTGTTTTAAATTGAAGCACTTCTTCCCAAGCACACATACCAGAAAATAATGGCAAACAATTTCCAGCTTTTCACTGAAGACCACTACCCTTGACAAGATGAATGCCCAAATCACATGCTCCCTAGCAGTGAGACTGAACTGCCAGATAGGATTACCAGAGAAAGCAGGGTGTGAGCTAAGGCCTGAATGACAAAAAGCCAAACATGAGAATATCTGGAGACTGTTTCAGGAAAAGGGAACTGTACATGCTAAATAAAACCGTGTGTGGTGAGAGGGAGATTGGCATTTGAAGTACAGAAAAACGTCCAGTATGATTACTGTGTAGTGAGCAGTCTCCCCAGTCTGTATTTTCACATAGAATTCTTACTGGGTAATAAAAGATAACCGGAGTTTAAGACACAGTCCTTCAAAGACATGAGTTGTCACAATTTGTCAAAATTTtcatctcaaataaaaatttgatctccaaattaaaaatgtCAGGCTTTATGACACTTAGAACTGAATGTAAAAATCCCACTTACCTAAGTCTATAGATATAATGAAAACTGGATACTGATACGAATGTTTATTTCAGCATCTggtataataaaaagtttaaaacggGACACCCTGGGTGACCAGCAATCGGGGAgtagataaaatgttttttaaaaatctgtatcacgggggcgcctgggtggcacagcagttaggcgtctgccttcggctcagggtgtgaccccagcgttatgggatcgagccccacatcaggctcctctgctatgagcctgcttcttcctctcccactcccctgcttgtgttccctctctcgctggctgtctctatctctgtcgaataaataaataaataatcttaaaaaaaaatctgtatcatgggacacctgggtggctcagtttgttaagcatctgcctttggctcaggtcaaaatcccagtgtcctgggatggagccctgcatcaggcttcctgttcggctgggagcctgcttctccctctgcctgctgctccccctgcttgtgctgtctctctctgacaaataaataaaatctaaaaagaataaaagtaaaaaaaataaaaatctgtatcaTGAAGAGAAGCAGTAAATCTGCATATCTTGATAGGGGAGGATCCTTATATTTTTCAGTCCTAACAGTGTTTTAGAATTACCTACAACAAAATcgtatatattttttgctttacaaaactacataaacatatataattaattGTACACCAAATAAAGGCCTGGAATGATACATCCCAAAGTGTTAACAGTTTACTTTAGAAAATTGATGTGAAAGAGactttactttttgtcttttgtaaaaTCACTGCACTGTTTAATATTGAAAGCTGTAGCCCAACTACACACAGTACTCATTAGCCAAGGGGAACTGTGAGAAAAGTGAGTCCTTTTGCTGACACAGGACTTCCTTTAAGGAAAATGGATCCCAATcttcctcagtttttctcttttgaagtttACATAAGAGATTAATTACTCGAATGGAGTTCTCGATATTAATACAAAACCAAACTATaagaaaatcaagtaaaaaacAGTTGTAGTTAGCTGAGTCAGTTTATGCTGCAGATATATTTGAAGTAAACTGTTTCTGTTGTAATAAGATTCTTTCATTTGAAATCAGCCACTTAAAATagctttctttatacttttcttgtTGATCATTTTTGAATTCAAGTAATTATTTAATCCCTGTTATGTTCAGACACTAGTAGTTTGCTTTTGTTGTTAATAACGCAGGTATCCTGCTTTGTTAATTTACTAAAtttcaggcattgttctaagtccTTTATTTGTATCAACTCAATAGCTAAGAGCCAACAACTCAACAGTCTTGTGAGGGTACATAGTGTTATCACCTTCATTTTGACGATGAGAACACTAAGGAAAACAGATTAATTACTTGCCCAAGAGCACACAACTAATAGGTCATTCAGCTAGCATACAAACCCAGGCACTACATCTCTTGACCTTGAGATCTTAATCTCTACTATTCTTTAGTAAGTTTACTGTGACTAACAAGCCAAATTGCCTATTCCTGGTGAATTTACAGCTTAGTGGGGGATGAGCCATAGGTAATTTCCACTTTTGTATGATAAATGCATAAGACTATTTATCccagcaggggtgcctggtggctctttcagttaagcacctgccttcagctcaggtcatgatcctggatccagccctgcgctgggctccctgctcaccaggaagccttcttctccctctctcccctgcttgtgctgttgctgtgtcaaataaaatcttaaaaaaaaaaaaaaaacaaaaacaaaactatcccTAGCATCCACTAGAGTACATGAGATTAGAATAGAAACTAAACGTTTTAGTTCAGTACTTCTTATCCAGTGTTTGGTACTGTATGGCAcaataagtatttgtggaataaaaGGGAAACAGAGCATAGAAGCGAAGACATAATTGAGTTGCTCTGGATGGAGATTAAGAAAGCCTTGCTGGAGTTAGTGATACTTAGTTTGAGAACTGAGGGTTAAATAGAATTTGGCCAAATCAAGAGGAAAGTGTTCTTTCTACATGTGGACTGAAAATAAGCGAGAGAATGTGGTGAGATGAGGCTGAAAGGTAATTGGGGCATAAtcttgtgtctttttaaaacttagtCCTGAAAGCAGTTTTGTaccattgaagggttttaagcatGGGAATGACATGATGAAATTTAATCTTAGAAAGATCACTTTGATGGCCAAGTCAAAAACCGAAATGagatggtaagaaaaaaaatttatacacacacagttAGAAAGTTATTGCCATTTGCTAGGCAAGAGATAATAATGACTTGAACTAGGACAGTGGCAGGGGGATGAAGTAGTGATTGAAGAGCTATTTGGGAAAGTAGACTTAGTAGTCCAAGGGTGAGTAGTCAAAGGTTATGGCTTAAGCTTCTAGCTTCATTACCTGGGATGGGTGGTAGGGCCATTTATTTGCACTAAGTCATAAAATGAGGAAGAGCAGGTTttcaaggaagaggaggaaatgagaggaGTTCCATTTTGAACATTTGGAGTTGAGTTGCCTGAGGGATACTTACAAGGGTTTCCAGTACACAGGAGAATATACTAGATCTGAACTCTGAAAGCATCAGGCTTAGAAATAAGGATttgacggggcacctgggtggcacagcggttaagcgtctgccttcggctcagggcgtgatcctggcgttgcaggatcgagccccacatcaggctcttctgctatgagcctgcttcttcctctcccactccccctgcttgtgttccctctctcgctggctgtctctctgtcaaataagtaaataaaatctttaaaaaaaaaaaaaagaaataaggatttGAGAATCAGCAGTGCTGGTAACTGGAACTGTAGTCACACAATCACCAGACCATTTTGCTACTGTATGCAGCATCTCTCCTTACTATTATAGATGGAACTCAGCCATCACTGGTGTTGACAACTTTGTAAGAATAAAGTATTTTGATAAGTGACTCACCGTAAAAGGCAAATATGGTGGGAATTTTTCAGGTATCAAGGCTCTAAGTGTAGCAAAATACCAAATGTACTAACACAGAATTTATTACCTACTATGCTAATGTACTAAGAAAACTTGCTTCTTTATAATAATTTGCAAACATCAAGAGATAATCCAAAATTTTGACACTGAGAGAAACCCGAACCCTCCATGTCCTGTACTGAGATCTTAATAGTCTGACATTTTGGTAAAAGAGAAATGATCCaataatgtgaaagaaaaatgaagtcttgTGAGATCTCCAAACATTAGCATGTATGATTTTAAACTTGAGAGGtctatacaatttaaaaatttcaccaCTGCTATTTCCTGTCAAATACAAAATTAAGGTGGGCTAATGTTTGCTTCATGAGGCC
The Ailuropoda melanoleuca isolate Jingjing chromosome 3, ASM200744v2, whole genome shotgun sequence DNA segment above includes these coding regions:
- the LOC100467289 gene encoding mitochondrial ornithine transporter 2 translates to MKSNPAIQAAIDLTAGAVGGTACVLTGQPFDTVKVKMQTFPGLYKGLTDCCLKTYSQVGLRGFYKGTGPALMAYVAENSVLFMCYGFCQELVRKVVGLDKQAKLSDLQTATAGSFASAFAALALCPTELVKCRLQTMYEMEMSGKIAKSQDTIWSVVKSILRKEGPLGFYQGLSSTLLQEVPGYFFFFGGYELSRSFFASGRSKDELGPVPLMLSGGIAGICLWLVIYPVDCIKSRIQVLSMSGKQAGFLATLTSIVKNEGIAALYSGLTATMIRAVPANGSLFLAYEYSRRMMMSQFEAY